The genomic region AAGGCTTTCGCTGATTTCGTTCAGAAGACGATCAATCAGCACCGTGGTGCGGTTGGTTTCGTCTTCAAGCAGGGCCAACTGACGGTGGTCTTCGTCAACAGCGCCTGAAACCTGATAGGCCGAACGAACCGACTCAAGCAGGAAGGTCGACAGCGTGCTGTCGGCAGCAACCTTGTTGGCCAGCGAGTTCAGCGCGGCAATGTCATCATTCACACGATCCAGTTCGGACTGTGCGGTGTTCCACTGCTGCACCAGCACCGGGTTACCCGGGGTGGTACCGACCTGCAGACGGGCACTGATCGCGGCAACCGTGCCGTGATAAGCCTGCGAGTGCGAAACGGTTTGTCCACGCAGCTGCTGCAGCTCGTTGCTATGATTGTTCAAAGCCGCCTTAAGACGGTTCAGCTCCTGCTGCATGTTCTCAACTTTGGAACCAACAAAGGTCCCGGTCTGAGACACACCGGTCAGCGGCGTCGTGCTTGCAGCAACGTCGTAGCTGGTCACGGCATCGGCACCTGCCGACTGGGAATTGACGGCAGTTTCCTGCGTCGCTTCCTGTTCTCCGGCAAGTGTCGGCCACAGGGCCTCAGAAGAAAAAGAACATCCCCCCAGCATCAGGGCGGCGCCGATTACGGCGAGGTAGGTTTTACGAACGGCCATTTCGATCTATTACCTAAGTAGAAATATGCGAATCTCCCTGGGACCTGCCTTTTTATCTAGGTGAAACAAGCCCCTGCTCCCCCGGGATTGAAAGCATCTTAGTCTACGACCACTTATGGAACAAGACGCATTTGCCCCTTTTTTGCCGAGTCTTGTGCTTATTCTCTTAAAAGTTGACAAAGCGGGGCAAAACAGGGCCGTAGCAGTCAGGTAAACCGCGCCTTTGGAAAAAATGGTAAAAATTCAAATTTACTGCTTGCAATGACATGCTCGTTTGCATAAGTTCCGCTCCGCCGACGGGATGCAATCCTTTGCAAACCGCCGGAAAATAAGGCAAAGCGCCCGTAGCTCAGCTGGATAGAGCATCTGACTACGAATCAGAAGGCCGGAGGTTCGAATCCTTCCGGGCGCGCCACTGAAAGGCTCGACGTCACCGCGTCGGGCCTTTGCCTTATACACAAGCGTAAAAAGCGCCCGTAGCTCAGCTGGATAGAGCATCTGACTACGAATCAGAAGGCCGGAGGTTCGAATCCTTCCGGGCGCGCCAGTCAAAGGCCCGACGTTACTGCGTCGGGCCTTTGTTCTTTCGCCCACCTGCTTTGCACTTGCTTGGTCCGGCGCACAATCTGCAAACAAGCCCGATCAGAAAAAAAGCCCGGCACATATTTGCACCGGGCTTCGTATTTTACATCGGGTATTTTATTTCGCCGTTTGCGGGATCACATGCCCGGCATGATCACGGTATCAATCACGTGAATAACACCGTTGTCAGCCTCGATATCGGCATTCACCACAGTGGCTTCATCGACCATGACACCGTTCATGGCATTCACATCGATGCTGTCACCCTGGACACTGGCCACCATCATTTCCTTGCCTGCAATATCGCCCGACATCACTTTGCCCGGCACCACATGATAGGTCAGGATGGAAACAAGCTTGTCCTTGTTTTCCGGCTTAAGAAGGTCTTCAACGGTGCCTGCCGGCAGCTTGGCAAAGGCTTCGTCGGTCGGCGCAAAGACCGTAAACGGACCTTCGCCTTTAAGCGTATCGACAAGTCCTGCGGCCTGCACGGCCGCTACAAGCGTATTGAACGAACCGGCGGCAACGGCGGTATCAACGATGTCAGCTGCTTTGGCAGACATCGCACCAAAGGTCAGGCTGGCAGCGGTCGCAACGGCAATGAGAGACGATTTGATCGCAGACATGGTCCTATCTCCTGTTAACCAACGTGGAATTTCAACGTCGAATTGTTGCTGTCACAGGAAGGCATACGGCCCATCATCGCGTATCAGTTCAATCATATGATTGTGATAACAAAGGCGCATCCAATCACCTTTGCGCAACGTACTATACTCTTGGCGCGTAGCCATCCGGTCGACAAAATCACTGCATCTCGGTTCGCTGCGGTGTTATGGTCAGCTGATCACAAGGGCAAAGCCCGATAAGGGACCTAGGACGGAGCGCACCAATGAATGCCAACACCCGGATCACCATTTCCTGCGATGACCGCGTCGGTTTGATTTCCGATATCACCGGACGACTGTTTGATATCGGCACAAACCTTGGCCCAACATCCTTTTCGCTCGAAGGCGATGTCGCGAAGTTTGAAACCACTTGCGAACTTCCCGACGAATGCCCGATATCCGAATGCGAAGCCGTCTTACGCGGACTGTCCCTTGGCAATGCCGACATAACGGTCGAAGCGATTGCCGCCGCCCCGGAAATGACCACGGCACCGGGTGCGACCCATCTGATCGAATGTTCGGGGATTGATCAGCCGGGCCTGATCGCGCGCCTGTCGGAAATCTTTATCGAATATAATGCCAACATCGTCCGTCTGGCGGCATCGGCAACCGATGAAAAGGACGCACGGATTTACACCCTACGCTTTGCCGTCGCCATTCCGCCGGAACGCGCCGCCAATTGCCTGGCAACCCTCGCTAACACGGCAGGCTCGATGCGGCTTGTCTTCAAGTTTGACGAGCTTTAGGGCCAGAACAACTCAGCAGTACGGCCACCAGAGTAAAAGCCCTGCACAGCAGGCCAGTGCTGCTGTGCAGGCTAAACGCGCTGTAATGGTGGCTAAAGATCCTCGAATGCCAGTTGCTCTTCTTCTTCGCCTGCAAAAATGACGTTATTGGCGCTTAATTCATCCAGTGTGACATCGTCGATCTGGACGCCATATTCGTAATGTCGGCCATTTGCAAAATCGACATAGACGCCGGTTTCATTTTCTCTCGCGTGATCCAGAAAATCTTCGAAGCTCTCAATCCCGCTTTTTTCCTGAAACGTCGTTCCGAAATACAGATGATCGGTATAGTCATCACTGTAATTGTCCGCCCCGGTATTGAAATCGACGATCCGGTCACGTTCGGCACCACCTTCAAACACCTGATAAACAAAGGTGTCACCGCGCATCAGGTCGTTGCCATCGCCGCCTTCGATCCAATTATCCAAACCGCCGCCGCCATCAAGCACATCATGGCCGTCACCGCCATAAATATGGTCGCCCCCCATGCCGCCATTGATGTGGTCACGGCCCGCGTCACCGTATAAACGGTCATCCGCCACGTGGCCCTTGATGATGTCATCGCCGTTCCCGCCACGCGCATATGTCGGATCGGGCTCAAAGAAATCATCGTAATAAACGTTGAAGACCGTCAGCGTATCACTTCCATCACCGCCAAAAAGCTGGTCTCCACCGTCATTCCCATTCAGCGTATCGTCGCCGTCGCCACCAACAAGGGTGTCCCGGCCGCCCATACCGTGCTGCTGCCCCGACAAAATGTCATCGCCTGCCTCGCCATAGACATATGTGCCTGAAAGGGTGTCATTCCCCTCACCGCCATAGATCGAGTCAAAGCCGTAAAACCCGTCAATAACGTTGTCGCCGCTATTTCCGATCAGCACGTCCGAATGTCGGGACCCGAATATGTTTTCAACATCAGTAATGACGTCGCCCTCGGCATGTCCGCCACTTGCTATGGCGCCCCCGTCGGTCAGCTCAACCTCTACACCTTCATCGGAATGAATGAAGGTGACTTCATCCTGCCCGGCGCCACCATTTATGAAATCGGCACCGGATCCACCGTTCAGACTGTCGTCGCCACCGTGGCCAAGCAGCGTATCATTGCCCCACTCGCCCCAAAGGTCGTTGGAGCGTGCGCCACCGACAAGAAAGTCATCACCGCCCGCGCCTTTCAGGATCCCGCCTCGCACGTCGCCGCCGATCAGAACATCATCATGGTTCGATCCGCGAATATTCAGGTCAGGCGTTTCGGTGGTTTCATCGAGAATGGAAATTTGATCGCCGGTCGCATCACCGCCAGTACCGCTCATACTGTCCTGATCAAAAATCACAGCTTCCGGTGACCGGACATAAGTAACGGTCGGCTCATAGGAATAGAACGGTTTGATATCGCGGTAATCGAAGACGATTGTATCCGCTCCACCCCCGCCATCGACGGAATAGAGTTCACCTTGAATGTGATCGTCATTATCTGAGCCCGTGATATCGAACTCCTGCTGATAGTAACGATCTTCCCGGTAAAACTCGAGCGTATCCCCCTCTGCATCACCACCCCGCGCAATGAGCTCTATTTCGCGTGTTTCGCGATCATCATTAAAGTTGTTATAGAACTCGATATGGACTGGGTCGTCGGATAACGCATAGGAAAGCGTGTAATTCTCGTTATGGATCGAAATGAAGGTGTCCGCACCGGCACCACCTTCAATCGTATCTCCACTGCCGACATAGATGGTGTCATCGCCTTCAAGACCATAAACTGTGTCACTGGTCCATGCGTTGCGGATCACGTCGTCTTCAGGTGTACCGATGATGCGTGCCATAATGAGGCTCCATAAATCATGAAAGAGCTCACAAGCGTAGCATCACAAAAATGATCGTAAAACGACAATAAAACTAAATATACTGAACTAAAAATTGATCAACATCGAAACAAATTTGAACTAATTTATTTCAATATACCTTTTATTTATTCGAAATAATCGAAACCCGGCACGGACATTACTTAAACCACAATACGGTTACGCCCGGATTGCTTGGCTTCATACAGTTTCTGGTCTGCACGCTTAAGCACCGCCCATGGATCGGTCGTATCGTCATCGCGCTCTGAAATACCGACTGAAATCGTGACCGATACTGCCTTGTTCTTTTCCGGCGGGGTGATCTTGTTGTCAGAAATCCGTTTGCGCAGGGCTTCAAGTGGCTCATGCGCCCTTTCGGCTGAACGTCCGGCAAAAACGACAGTGAATTCCTCGCCGCCAAACCGGAACGCCTTGCCACCACCGCCGACGCGCGCCAGTTCCCGCGCAACCTTTTTCAAAACGATGTCGCCAACATCATGACCATAGGTGTCGTTGAACTTCTTGAAGTGATCAACATCAAGCATAGCGATCGCATATTGATTGCCAAGTTCCGCCATCGCATGGCCCAGTGCCCGCCGCCCCGGCAACCCGGTCAGATCATCGA from Thalassospira indica harbors:
- a CDS encoding fasciclin domain-containing protein produces the protein MSAIKSSLIAVATAASLTFGAMSAKAADIVDTAVAAGSFNTLVAAVQAAGLVDTLKGEGPFTVFAPTDEAFAKLPAGTVEDLLKPENKDKLVSILTYHVVPGKVMSGDIAGKEMMVASVQGDSIDVNAMNGVMVDEATVVNADIEADNGVIHVIDTVIMPGM
- a CDS encoding glycine cleavage system protein R; its protein translation is MNANTRITISCDDRVGLISDITGRLFDIGTNLGPTSFSLEGDVAKFETTCELPDECPISECEAVLRGLSLGNADITVEAIAAAPEMTTAPGATHLIECSGIDQPGLIARLSEIFIEYNANIVRLAASATDEKDARIYTLRFAVAIPPERAANCLATLANTAGSMRLVFKFDEL
- a CDS encoding calcium-binding protein; its protein translation is MARIIGTPEDDVIRNAWTSDTVYGLEGDDTIYVGSGDTIEGGAGADTFISIHNENYTLSYALSDDPVHIEFYNNFNDDRETREIELIARGGDAEGDTLEFYREDRYYQQEFDITGSDNDDHIQGELYSVDGGGGADTIVFDYRDIKPFYSYEPTVTYVRSPEAVIFDQDSMSGTGGDATGDQISILDETTETPDLNIRGSNHDDVLIGGDVRGGILKGAGGDDFLVGGARSNDLWGEWGNDTLLGHGGDDSLNGGSGADFINGGAGQDEVTFIHSDEGVEVELTDGGAIASGGHAEGDVITDVENIFGSRHSDVLIGNSGDNVIDGFYGFDSIYGGEGNDTLSGTYVYGEAGDDILSGQQHGMGGRDTLVGGDGDDTLNGNDGGDQLFGGDGSDTLTVFNVYYDDFFEPDPTYARGGNGDDIIKGHVADDRLYGDAGRDHINGGMGGDHIYGGDGHDVLDGGGGLDNWIEGGDGNDLMRGDTFVYQVFEGGAERDRIVDFNTGADNYSDDYTDHLYFGTTFQEKSGIESFEDFLDHARENETGVYVDFANGRHYEYGVQIDDVTLDELSANNVIFAGEEEEQLAFEDL